One window of the Burkholderia ubonensis subsp. mesacidophila genome contains the following:
- a CDS encoding potassium transporter Kup, whose product MGHSASAASDADRLGMPGPHKPALPALALAALGVVYGDIGTSPLYTLSTVFDPVNGLALNAFNLVGIVSLIFWSLMVVVSLKYVVLILRANNHGEGGIMALLALAASSVVTRPRLRRALLVVGVMGASLFFGDSVITPAISVLSAVEGLEVVAPVLKTYVIPVTLAALIALFIMQKHGTSGIGAVFGPVMVAWFVVIGIAGLVNIADAPAILAALDPLRGLAFCLHHRWLAFVALGAVVLSLTGAEALYADMGHFGKRPIRVTWFGVVFPSLALNYLGQGALLLAHPGALQNPFYRLFPQWAILPMIVLATISTVVASQAVISGTYSMTKQAMQLGFLPRMNIVYTSGQEMGQIYVPGINWTLLAAVVAAVLGFGSSTALGSAYGIAVTGTMLITTFLTFFVVRYAWHYNWLLCVLATAFFFAIDAMFFSANLLKIVEGGWFPLAIGTVVFTIMATWGRGWEMLMAEARVRAGTTPLKPYLNALLARSPARVGGTAIFLTPTPEAVPHALVNNLMHNRVLHERVVFVTVITAEVPWVPDSERVRVQLLCPGCHQVTIMYGFKDEVDLPKALSESKAAGLTFEPAETSWFLSRASVVPTPGHGMALWRERLFAVMLHNVGNIAAFFKLPANRVIEVGARVEI is encoded by the coding sequence ATGGGACATTCCGCATCCGCCGCGTCCGACGCCGACCGGCTCGGCATGCCCGGTCCACACAAGCCGGCCCTCCCGGCGCTCGCGCTTGCCGCGCTCGGCGTCGTCTACGGCGACATCGGCACGAGCCCGCTCTACACGCTGTCGACCGTGTTCGATCCGGTCAACGGGCTGGCGCTCAACGCATTCAATCTCGTCGGGATCGTGTCGCTGATCTTCTGGTCGCTGATGGTGGTCGTCTCGCTCAAGTACGTGGTGCTGATCCTGCGCGCGAACAACCATGGCGAAGGCGGCATCATGGCGCTGCTCGCACTCGCGGCGTCGTCGGTCGTGACGCGTCCGCGGCTGCGCCGCGCGCTGCTCGTCGTCGGCGTGATGGGCGCGTCGCTCTTCTTCGGCGACAGCGTGATCACGCCGGCCATCTCGGTGCTGAGCGCCGTCGAAGGCCTCGAGGTCGTGGCGCCGGTGCTGAAAACCTATGTGATTCCGGTCACATTGGCGGCGCTCATCGCACTCTTCATCATGCAGAAGCATGGCACGAGCGGGATCGGCGCCGTGTTCGGACCGGTGATGGTGGCATGGTTCGTCGTGATCGGCATCGCGGGCCTCGTCAATATCGCCGACGCGCCGGCCATCCTGGCCGCGCTCGATCCGCTGCGTGGTCTCGCCTTCTGCCTGCATCACCGCTGGCTCGCGTTCGTCGCGCTCGGCGCCGTCGTGCTGTCGCTGACGGGGGCCGAAGCGCTGTATGCGGACATGGGGCATTTCGGCAAACGGCCGATTCGCGTCACATGGTTCGGCGTCGTGTTCCCCTCACTCGCGCTCAATTACCTCGGCCAGGGCGCGCTCCTGCTCGCCCATCCCGGCGCGCTGCAGAACCCGTTCTATCGACTCTTTCCGCAATGGGCGATTCTCCCGATGATCGTGCTTGCGACAATCTCGACGGTCGTCGCATCGCAGGCCGTGATCTCCGGCACCTATTCGATGACGAAGCAGGCGATGCAGCTCGGCTTCCTGCCGCGGATGAACATCGTCTACACGTCGGGGCAGGAAATGGGCCAGATCTACGTGCCCGGCATCAACTGGACACTGCTCGCCGCGGTGGTTGCGGCGGTGCTCGGCTTCGGCTCGTCCACCGCGCTCGGCTCCGCCTACGGCATCGCGGTCACCGGCACGATGCTGATCACGACTTTCCTCACGTTCTTCGTCGTCCGCTACGCATGGCATTACAACTGGCTGCTCTGCGTGCTCGCGACCGCGTTCTTCTTCGCGATCGACGCGATGTTCTTCTCCGCGAACCTGCTGAAGATCGTCGAGGGCGGCTGGTTCCCGCTCGCGATCGGCACGGTGGTGTTCACGATCATGGCGACCTGGGGCCGCGGCTGGGAAATGCTGATGGCCGAAGCGCGCGTGCGCGCCGGCACGACGCCGCTCAAGCCCTACCTGAACGCGCTGCTCGCGCGCTCGCCGGCCCGCGTGGGCGGCACCGCGATTTTCCTGACGCCGACCCCCGAGGCGGTACCGCATGCGCTGGTCAACAACCTGATGCATAACCGGGTGCTGCATGAGCGCGTGGTGTTCGTGACGGTGATCACCGCGGAGGTGCCATGGGTGCCCGACAGCGAGCGCGTGCGGGTGCAGTTGCTCTGCCCCGGCTGTCATCAGGTGACGATCATGTACGGATTCAAGGACGAAGTGGATCTGCCGAAGGCGCTCAGCGAGAGCAAGGCGGCGGGGCTCACATTCGAACCGGCGGAGACCTCATGGTTCCTGAGCCGCGCGTCGGTCGTGCCGACGCCAGGCCATGGGATGGCGCTATGGCGCGAACGCCTGTTCGCGGTGATGCTGCACAACGTCGGCAATATCGCCGCATTCTTCAAGTTGCCGGCCAACCGCGTGATCGAAGTCGGCGCGCGGGTCGAGATCTAG
- a CDS encoding carbohydrate ABC transporter permease encodes MANGSQAARVTARAGRTQRRPARGRAGFARSVPWALRAVALAVLLLPCLWMAGAAFMPALERLDHPLRIWPAAPTFEHFASVWTNGLGGPLLNSLLVGFGTTLLALALAFPAAYALVRLRFPARLDLLFLVLVLALKLMPPITIAVPLFALAKRLHLLDSTLGLMLAYQIYALPMAIWMLLAFVRDVPIEYEEAACIDGAGLARRLVQIVLPLCAPGMIATAIFVFIAAWNEFLLALLFVSTPSRFTLPLAIAGYVTENGIDWGDLMSAGLIASLPTLAVAGYVQRYLLRGFAGGLK; translated from the coding sequence ATGGCAAACGGTTCGCAAGCGGCGCGCGTGACGGCGCGCGCCGGACGCACGCAGCGTCGGCCCGCGCGCGGTCGCGCAGGTTTCGCACGGTCGGTGCCGTGGGCGCTGCGCGCCGTCGCGCTCGCGGTGCTGCTGCTGCCGTGCCTGTGGATGGCGGGCGCGGCGTTCATGCCGGCGCTCGAACGGCTCGACCACCCGCTGCGGATCTGGCCGGCCGCGCCGACGTTCGAGCATTTCGCGTCGGTGTGGACGAACGGCCTCGGCGGCCCGCTGCTGAACTCGCTGCTGGTCGGCTTCGGCACGACGCTGCTCGCGCTGGCGCTCGCGTTTCCGGCCGCCTATGCGCTCGTGCGCCTGCGCTTTCCCGCGCGGCTCGACCTGCTGTTCCTCGTGCTCGTGCTGGCGCTGAAGCTGATGCCGCCGATCACGATCGCGGTGCCGCTGTTCGCGCTCGCGAAGCGGCTCCATCTGCTCGATTCGACGCTCGGGCTGATGCTCGCGTACCAGATCTATGCGTTGCCGATGGCGATCTGGATGCTGCTCGCGTTCGTGCGCGACGTCCCCATCGAATACGAGGAAGCCGCGTGCATCGACGGCGCGGGGCTGGCCCGGCGGCTCGTGCAGATCGTACTGCCGCTGTGCGCGCCGGGGATGATCGCGACCGCGATCTTCGTGTTCATCGCCGCCTGGAACGAATTCCTGCTCGCGCTGCTGTTCGTGTCGACGCCGAGCCGCTTCACGCTGCCGCTCGCGATCGCGGGCTACGTGACCGAGAACGGGATCGACTGGGGCGACCTGATGAGCGCGGGGCTGATCGCGTCGCTGCCGACGCTCGCGGTCGCGGGGTATGTGCAGCGCTATCTGCTGCGCGGCTTCGCGGGCGGGTTGAAGTGA
- a CDS encoding DUF3156 family protein, translating to MKAALARWRAAPAAPPPGYRPGATAARVLADLRAARDGDGGVSGGARLPNGVRVRVAEQVERQFLMHTVSVRIAVTVRGPAAHGGARVAQAGWLRRTGVRAALRHGCDAGFARTVAALVAEPSLADALRPLHLTDCTLDAHDGRWTLAIVPFGGSEVVSRMPSFRRYVRLTGEQAAALSAAVMAFERALRGFLRR from the coding sequence ATGAAGGCCGCGCTCGCCCGGTGGCGCGCCGCGCCCGCTGCGCCGCCGCCCGGCTACCGGCCCGGCGCGACCGCCGCGCGCGTGCTGGCCGACCTGCGCGCCGCGCGCGACGGCGACGGCGGGGTGAGTGGGGGGGCGAGGCTGCCCAACGGCGTGCGGGTGCGCGTCGCCGAGCAAGTCGAGCGGCAGTTCCTGATGCACACGGTGAGCGTGCGGATCGCGGTGACGGTGCGCGGCCCGGCCGCACACGGCGGCGCGCGCGTCGCGCAGGCCGGCTGGCTGCGGCGCACCGGCGTGCGGGCCGCGCTTCGGCACGGTTGCGACGCCGGTTTCGCGCGCACGGTCGCGGCGCTGGTCGCCGAGCCGTCGCTCGCCGACGCGCTGCGCCCCCTGCATTTGACGGATTGCACGCTCGACGCGCATGACGGACGCTGGACGTTGGCCATCGTGCCGTTCGGCGGCAGCGAGGTCGTGAGCCGGATGCCGTCGTTTCGCCGCTATGTCCGGCTGACCGGCGAGCAGGCCGCCGCGCTGTCGGCGGCCGTGATGGCGTTCGAGCGCGCACTGCGCGGGTTTTTGCGCAGGTAA
- a CDS encoding carbohydrate ABC transporter permease translates to MKAFSRSLPFVALLGPALLVLAGLALYPVVQVLIDSFCHVDYTAGRRAFAGLANYRAVLADDAFTAGFGNTLRFTIAASLAEVALGFGLALLFVRAFPGRRIALPLAILPMMLSTLVCSAIWRNWLNFDGFLNALLAALGVEGVRWLSDPHLALWSLMLVDVWQWTPMAFLIVLAGLQSIPQELYEAARTDGASEWQCLRDITLPLAAPQIGLALLLRSIDTFKLFDKVYALTGGGPGNATQTLSTYIYDTGFRFFNVGPASAASVLMLAASALLVSGYVWQTVRKRRA, encoded by the coding sequence ATGAAGGCGTTCTCGCGCAGCCTGCCGTTCGTCGCGCTGCTCGGGCCCGCGCTGCTGGTGCTGGCCGGCCTCGCGCTGTACCCGGTCGTGCAGGTGCTGATCGATTCGTTCTGCCACGTCGACTACACGGCGGGCCGCCGTGCGTTCGCGGGCCTCGCGAACTACCGCGCGGTGCTCGCCGACGACGCGTTCACGGCCGGCTTCGGCAACACGCTGCGCTTCACGATCGCGGCGTCGCTCGCCGAGGTCGCGCTCGGCTTCGGCCTTGCGCTGCTGTTCGTGCGCGCGTTTCCGGGCCGCCGCATCGCGCTGCCGCTCGCGATCCTGCCGATGATGCTGTCGACGCTCGTGTGCTCGGCGATCTGGCGCAACTGGCTGAACTTCGACGGCTTCCTGAACGCGCTGCTCGCGGCGCTCGGCGTGGAAGGGGTGCGCTGGCTGTCGGATCCGCATCTGGCGTTGTGGTCGCTGATGCTCGTCGACGTGTGGCAGTGGACGCCGATGGCGTTCCTGATCGTGCTCGCCGGGCTGCAGTCGATTCCGCAGGAGCTGTACGAAGCCGCGCGGACCGACGGCGCGAGCGAATGGCAATGCCTGCGCGACATCACGCTGCCGCTCGCCGCGCCGCAGATCGGGCTCGCGCTGCTGCTGCGCTCGATCGACACGTTCAAGCTGTTCGACAAGGTCTATGCGCTGACGGGCGGCGGCCCCGGCAACGCGACGCAGACGCTGTCGACCTACATCTACGACACGGGCTTCCGCTTCTTCAACGTCGGGCCGGCGAGCGCCGCGTCGGTGCTGATGCTCGCGGCGTCCGCGCTGCTGGTCTCGGGGTACGTATGGCAAACGGTTCGCAAGCGGCGCGCGTGA
- a CDS encoding LacI family DNA-binding transcriptional regulator produces the protein MADRQKKQWVTASDVAARAGVSRSAVSRAFSPSASIAPETRERVMSAARALGYQVNLIARDMITQRSSMIGVVTAGFENPFRARLLSDLMAALGHRGLTPLVTNAEDPRQIRQSLERLLSYRIAGLVMTSASPPLSVARQYLAHRIPVVMINRAASLPGADVVVSDNAEGAGRAARLLAQAGARRLAFVGPRDTSYSAQSRADAFADALRRGEPGGPALAHIHGTSSDTYACGVEAAQHLLAGDSRPDGVFCSSDLLALGVIDTARQRFGLRVPDDLRVIGFDDIPAAAFDGYALTTLRQDTQGLANAAVDMLAERMQAPAGASRTQVVPVATVIRHSCG, from the coding sequence ATGGCAGACAGACAGAAAAAACAGTGGGTCACCGCGTCCGACGTCGCGGCGCGGGCCGGCGTATCGCGCTCGGCGGTGTCGCGCGCGTTCTCGCCTTCCGCGAGCATCGCGCCCGAAACGCGCGAGCGCGTGATGAGCGCGGCGCGCGCGCTCGGCTACCAGGTCAACCTGATCGCGCGCGACATGATCACGCAGCGCAGCAGCATGATCGGCGTCGTCACCGCGGGCTTCGAGAATCCGTTTCGCGCGCGGCTGCTGTCGGACCTGATGGCCGCGCTCGGGCATCGCGGGCTCACGCCGCTCGTGACGAACGCGGAGGACCCGCGCCAGATCCGCCAGTCGCTCGAACGGCTGCTCAGCTACCGGATCGCCGGGCTCGTGATGACGTCCGCGTCGCCGCCGCTGTCGGTCGCGCGCCAGTACCTCGCGCACCGGATTCCCGTCGTGATGATCAACCGCGCGGCAAGCCTGCCGGGCGCGGACGTCGTCGTCAGCGACAACGCGGAAGGCGCCGGCCGCGCCGCGCGCCTGCTCGCGCAGGCGGGCGCACGCCGGCTCGCGTTCGTCGGGCCGCGCGACACGAGCTACAGCGCGCAATCGCGCGCCGACGCCTTCGCGGACGCACTCCGTCGCGGCGAACCCGGCGGCCCCGCGCTGGCGCACATTCACGGCACATCGTCCGACACCTATGCGTGCGGTGTCGAAGCCGCGCAACACCTGCTCGCCGGCGACAGCCGCCCGGACGGCGTGTTCTGCTCGTCCGACCTGCTCGCGCTCGGCGTGATCGACACCGCGCGGCAACGCTTCGGCCTGCGCGTGCCGGACGACTTGCGCGTGATCGGCTTCGACGACATCCCCGCCGCCGCCTTCGACGGCTATGCGCTGACGACGCTCCGGCAGGACACGCAGGGCCTCGCGAACGCCGCGGTCGACATGCTCGCCGAGCGGATGCAGGCGCCTGCCGGCGCGTCGCGCACGCAAGTCGTGCCGGTCGCGACCGTGATCCGTCACAGCTGCGGCTGA
- a CDS encoding phosphatidylinositol-specific phospholipase C: MIHSHHDPRLPLADWMSKLDDGRSLHTLTVPGSHDTCAYTVDDALARTQCAPLDAQLMHGVRMLDIRCRHVRDEFEIHHGGIALGMTFDDVLATCADFLAAHPGECIVMSVKDEWPAHACRRGFDATFDAHRARHPGLRWHAGGAIPALGDVRGAIVLLRRFRSSRPLGIDLTAWPDNMTFTIDHPDAAFVIQDEYRVPVAASIEHKWQAIDALLTHMPSADSGRWAINFCSGTGMGANPSVVAHGSGIVKGIHTRLGERLRTHHGPCGIVLLDFCDDDDWALVRALAARNG, from the coding sequence ATGATCCATTCGCACCACGACCCACGCCTGCCGCTCGCCGACTGGATGTCGAAGCTCGACGACGGGCGATCGCTGCATACCCTGACCGTACCGGGCAGTCATGACACCTGTGCGTATACCGTCGACGATGCGCTCGCCCGCACGCAATGCGCGCCGCTCGACGCGCAGCTGATGCACGGCGTGCGGATGCTCGACATCCGCTGCCGGCACGTGCGCGACGAATTCGAGATTCATCACGGCGGGATCGCGCTCGGCATGACGTTCGACGACGTGCTCGCGACCTGTGCGGATTTTCTCGCCGCGCATCCGGGCGAGTGCATCGTGATGTCGGTGAAGGACGAATGGCCGGCGCACGCGTGCCGCCGCGGCTTCGACGCGACGTTCGACGCGCATCGCGCGCGGCATCCGGGGCTGCGCTGGCATGCGGGCGGCGCGATTCCCGCGCTCGGCGACGTGCGCGGCGCGATCGTTCTGTTGCGGCGCTTTCGCAGCAGCCGCCCGCTCGGGATCGACCTGACCGCGTGGCCGGACAACATGACGTTCACGATCGACCATCCGGATGCCGCGTTCGTGATCCAGGACGAATACCGGGTGCCGGTGGCGGCGTCGATCGAACACAAATGGCAGGCGATCGACGCGCTGCTCACGCATATGCCGTCCGCCGACAGCGGGCGCTGGGCGATCAATTTTTGCAGCGGCACGGGGATGGGCGCGAATCCGTCGGTCGTCGCGCACGGCAGCGGCATCGTGAAAGGCATCCACACGCGGCTCGGGGAACGGCTGCGCACGCATCACGGGCCGTGCGGGATCGTACTGCTCGATTTCTGCGACGACGACGACTGGGCGCTCGTGCGCGCGCTGGCGGCCCGGAACGGGTAG
- a CDS encoding helix-turn-helix domain-containing protein, translated as MLFQSGSHEDVHEHGLAIAGWRQVYRQMTPGRFKGTVTQVLYDDFHFFRETTNRRVAQTGVAPADRTSLAVPLSVPLVGTFQGQPVDGYALLALRADEDFEFHTPEGMGLVGISAASDMIDELCDAEFGAAGSGAGASGATGARRLHHVTRLSDAQGVALGERLSALIDAAQRNPGCLDYAATRRMFRDAMLGMFLDALDQGIGAERRDITHATYSDIVRRCEKHLRERPEEPVTVLELCRALRCSRRTLQTSFQRVADVTPVAYLRTIRLNAVRRLLRTTSAQQLGVGEAAASWGFTHLGYFASEYRDLFGELPSQTLRPV; from the coding sequence ATGCTGTTCCAGTCAGGCTCACATGAAGACGTCCACGAGCACGGGCTTGCCATCGCGGGCTGGCGCCAGGTCTACCGCCAGATGACGCCCGGCCGCTTCAAGGGCACGGTCACGCAGGTGCTCTACGACGATTTCCATTTCTTCCGCGAGACGACCAACCGGCGCGTCGCGCAGACCGGCGTCGCGCCCGCCGACCGCACGTCGCTCGCGGTGCCGCTGTCGGTGCCGCTCGTCGGCACCTTCCAGGGCCAGCCGGTCGACGGCTATGCGCTGCTCGCGCTGCGCGCCGACGAGGATTTCGAATTCCATACGCCGGAAGGGATGGGGCTCGTCGGTATCAGCGCCGCGTCGGACATGATCGACGAGCTGTGCGACGCCGAGTTCGGCGCGGCTGGCTCAGGCGCGGGCGCTTCAGGCGCGACCGGCGCGCGCAGGCTGCACCACGTGACGCGGCTGTCCGACGCGCAGGGCGTCGCGCTCGGCGAGCGGCTGTCGGCGCTGATCGACGCCGCGCAGCGCAACCCCGGCTGCCTCGACTACGCGGCGACGCGCCGGATGTTCCGCGACGCGATGCTCGGCATGTTCCTCGATGCGCTCGACCAGGGGATCGGCGCGGAGCGCCGCGACATCACGCACGCGACCTACAGCGACATCGTGCGCCGTTGCGAGAAGCATCTGCGCGAGCGGCCGGAAGAGCCCGTCACGGTGCTCGAACTGTGCCGCGCGCTGCGCTGCAGCCGCCGCACGCTGCAGACGAGCTTCCAGCGCGTCGCCGACGTGACGCCCGTCGCCTACCTGCGCACGATCCGCCTGAACGCGGTGCGGCGCCTGCTGCGCACGACGTCCGCGCAGCAGCTCGGCGTCGGCGAGGCGGCCGCGAGCTGGGGCTTCACGCACCTCGGCTATTTCGCGAGCGAGTACCGCGACCTGTTCGGCGAGCTGCCGTCGCAGACGCTGCGCCCCGTGTGA
- a CDS encoding ABC transporter substrate-binding protein, whose translation MTLLSRLRALSAAVALSVFASHAVAADLVIAGRDDIYGKGLADAVAGFTKLHPGIEIELLKLPNANLYQKLKLSMREGTGAYDLVMMDDTWSPEFIGNGWLKPLPATLADADLVPSTVALGRNAAGALFALPVVGNVEMFAYRKDLLAKYKLQPPRNWDDVLKIAQTVGGADKSVSGVVFRGTKGNPVVTGFLPILWAYGGDVLDRAGNVTIDSREAQAALKTFLALKASAPKDVDVYGAAEVRDALQRGAAAQAIEVWPAWIPALDDPKQSRVAGQIALQAPPGQTAGPAPMLGIWQMAIPKDAPHAKLAQDFLAYLTARDTQARLAALGIPPTRRSVFADPALVRQYRWYPDQLKALEAGRARPRVKDWQQIESILGDQLQLALTGQAAPDAALRQAQQKIAQAIAAAGK comes from the coding sequence ATGACCCTGCTGAGCCGCCTGCGCGCGCTGTCCGCCGCCGTTGCGCTTTCCGTCTTCGCGTCGCATGCCGTCGCCGCGGACCTCGTCATCGCCGGCCGCGACGACATCTACGGCAAGGGGCTGGCCGACGCCGTCGCCGGCTTCACGAAGCTGCATCCCGGCATCGAGATCGAGCTGCTGAAGCTGCCGAACGCGAACCTCTACCAGAAGCTCAAGCTGTCGATGCGCGAGGGCACCGGCGCGTACGACCTCGTGATGATGGACGACACGTGGTCGCCGGAATTCATCGGCAACGGCTGGCTGAAGCCGCTGCCGGCGACGCTCGCCGACGCGGACCTGGTGCCGTCGACGGTCGCGCTCGGCCGCAACGCGGCGGGCGCGCTGTTCGCGCTGCCGGTGGTCGGCAACGTCGAGATGTTCGCGTACCGAAAGGATCTGCTCGCGAAGTACAAGCTGCAGCCGCCGCGCAACTGGGACGACGTGCTGAAGATCGCGCAGACGGTCGGCGGCGCGGACAAGAGCGTGTCCGGCGTCGTGTTCCGCGGCACCAAGGGCAATCCGGTCGTGACGGGCTTCCTGCCGATCCTGTGGGCGTACGGCGGCGACGTGCTCGACCGTGCGGGCAACGTGACGATCGATTCGCGCGAGGCGCAGGCGGCGCTCAAGACCTTTCTGGCGCTGAAGGCGTCCGCGCCGAAGGACGTCGACGTGTATGGCGCGGCGGAAGTGCGCGATGCGCTGCAGCGCGGCGCCGCCGCGCAGGCGATCGAGGTGTGGCCGGCGTGGATTCCGGCGCTCGACGATCCGAAGCAGTCGCGCGTCGCCGGCCAGATCGCGCTGCAGGCGCCGCCGGGGCAGACGGCCGGCCCCGCGCCGATGCTCGGCATCTGGCAGATGGCGATTCCGAAGGACGCGCCGCACGCGAAGCTCGCGCAGGATTTTCTCGCATACCTGACCGCACGCGACACGCAGGCGCGCCTCGCCGCGCTCGGCATCCCGCCGACTCGCCGCAGCGTGTTCGCCGACCCGGCGCTGGTTCGCCAGTACCGCTGGTATCCGGATCAGCTGAAGGCGCTCGAAGCGGGTCGTGCGCGGCCGCGCGTGAAGGACTGGCAGCAGATCGAGAGCATTCTCGGCGACCAGCTGCAGCTCGCGCTGACGGGGCAGGCCGCGCCCGACGCGGCGCTGCGCCAGGCGCAGCAGAAGATCGCGCAGGCGATCGCGGCGGCGGGCAAGTGA
- a CDS encoding porin, with protein MTIGTRLAAAAVAAAVSCMHAQAQTSGSVTLYGTVDTGIIYSTNQQFTRADGSVGGGHAWQMGGGNLVPSRFGFQGAEPLGGGLNAVFTLEQQFLSASGQALQGGAAFSRQAWAGLRQDGLGTLGLGRQYDSYTDMLGAYVSSNNWATPYGSHLGDVDNLNAAFNFNNAVKFTSADFNGFTFGGTFSFGGQAGDFSAKRGYALAVSYNRAPVSLALGYLNLRQPLDAALGGANGYIGDFACSNPGAMYCLLQDAVSMRAFGAGGAVALGDATVALTYTHTRLGDSRYFSTPAQPRAQAFTFDVGELNVSYMFSPVWQGAVAYIFNAAHTDGRGTTRFHQLNLGTNYQLSKRTALYAVAIGQLASGTGLGTDANGHAVNYAQIPVLGNSNSNRQLAVMGGIRVNF; from the coding sequence ATGACGATCGGAACAAGACTGGCCGCCGCCGCCGTGGCGGCCGCAGTTTCGTGCATGCACGCGCAGGCACAGACCTCGGGCAGCGTGACGCTCTACGGCACCGTGGACACCGGCATCATCTACTCGACGAACCAGCAGTTCACGCGCGCGGACGGCAGCGTCGGCGGCGGTCATGCGTGGCAGATGGGCGGCGGCAACCTCGTGCCGTCGCGGTTCGGCTTCCAGGGCGCGGAGCCGCTCGGCGGCGGGCTGAACGCGGTGTTCACGCTCGAGCAGCAGTTCCTGTCCGCGAGCGGGCAGGCGCTGCAGGGCGGCGCGGCGTTCAGCCGCCAGGCGTGGGCCGGCCTGCGCCAGGACGGGCTCGGCACGCTCGGTCTCGGCCGGCAATACGACTCGTATACGGACATGCTCGGCGCGTACGTGTCGAGCAACAACTGGGCGACGCCGTACGGCTCGCATCTCGGCGACGTCGACAACCTGAACGCCGCGTTCAACTTCAACAACGCGGTCAAGTTCACGAGCGCCGATTTCAACGGCTTCACGTTCGGCGGCACGTTCAGCTTCGGCGGGCAGGCGGGCGACTTCTCCGCGAAGCGCGGCTATGCGCTGGCCGTGTCGTACAACCGCGCGCCCGTGTCGCTCGCGCTCGGCTACCTGAACCTGCGCCAGCCGCTCGATGCGGCGCTCGGCGGCGCGAACGGCTATATCGGCGACTTCGCGTGCAGCAACCCGGGCGCGATGTACTGCCTGCTGCAGGACGCCGTGTCGATGCGCGCGTTCGGCGCGGGCGGGGCGGTGGCGCTCGGCGACGCGACGGTCGCGCTGACGTATACGCATACGCGCCTCGGCGACAGCCGCTATTTCTCGACGCCCGCGCAGCCGCGCGCGCAGGCGTTCACGTTCGACGTCGGCGAGCTGAACGTGTCGTACATGTTCTCGCCGGTGTGGCAGGGCGCCGTCGCCTACATCTTCAACGCGGCGCATACCGACGGGCGCGGCACGACGCGTTTCCATCAGCTGAACCTCGGCACGAACTACCAGCTGTCGAAGCGCACCGCGCTGTACGCGGTCGCGATCGGGCAGCTCGCGAGCGGCACGGGGCTCGGCACCGACGCGAACGGCCATGCGGTGAACTACGCGCAGATTCCGGTGCTCGGCAACAGCAATTCGAACCGGCAGCTCGCGGTGATGGGCGGGATCCGCGTGAACTTCTGA